The genomic region CTCAGTATTGTATAAAAGCCATTGGGAAACATGGACCATGGAGTCCGAAAGGTAAACtaacaaaatgttacatttaacgTATCAATATGAGCTGTCTAGCTCAATAGAGGAGAACGTGCATGCATTCAGCAGGAGATCACTATGGGAGAGATCAGTCACAGGTGCTAGACTCACAGCCACGAGTACAATCATTCCGGAAAGCTGACAGACAATTCAGAGTAACAGCAATAATGTATGCATTGAGTGTGAAGTGtatgtgttgttatttattCTGCTCAtcttatacattttcatttattatttacatatgCGTTGTCCgggtaatcaaacccacaatcctTGTGTTGCATGAGCCATGTTTTATCATCTGATCTACAGTAGACAATGTAATAACAGTGAAATGAGGCCCCCAGTTTAATGCAGAGTTCCTGAAATATGCACAGCAACAGGTAGAGTGCACTAGCCTTACAAAGGTTTGACAACCGTCAGGCGTAGAGAAGtgaatgcttttagcacctgCAATATGTTTGTGATGCTAGGCGAAAATAGTTAACATTCCTTATTGGACAGAACTGCAATCATTATATATTCCcaaaactttttattttttattaaaggaacacatttgaataataataataactatcaTAGCAATATTTgtttagtaaatgtgtttattacCGCAGTATGTCTGACATGTCCCTTTAAAAGACCGTGTCCTAAACCAAAAACGCGTTGGTTCCTGTGGTTCTAACAAAGGTCTCGCGATACTTATTTCAGTGGCGGCTGTGTggccccctgtctcagcccggACGGAGTTGTTTCTGCCATTTGAATGAAAAACAGTCTGAATTGCTACCACTTTGGACCGATGAAATAATGGCTTCAGCCTTGGAGCAGTTCGTGAACAATGTGCGGCAGCTTTCTGCTCAAGGTATGAACaccaaacatgttttatttctcagACGAGTGGGAACTGTTAGCCGATTCTCACCAATGCTTTGCTGTGCTGATATACTAGCATACTTAGCCAATGAGTTAGCTAGGCTAGGTAGCCAAACTGGATACAGTAGATCCCCTTTCTGCTTTATCATGTAAACACAGCGCTAAATGTGATTGTTTATGGAAACAAGGCCTCAAAAAAGTTGTCCAGAAAGATACGTTTTTACCACGGGTAACTAAATTGTACATCTAACAGCGCTGCAAACCAGTACGTTTCTTTACGTcttactttttgtttttgttcgaGAAAATAATTTCTTGGGAATGCCTACCGGTAGTCCCGCCCTAAGCACGCGCAATTGGCTGAACAGCACCATTGTCAAATACTATTGGTTGATAGGCCCATCTGTAACTCAATAGGCATGACATCCACGGCTAATGCAACCCAGTGCAGGCCTTGGCTTGACAGGACACCTGACCCGACGATATATTTTAACTGCAAAGACTGCGAACTATGCAGCTAGAATGTTTTTCAGTGCAAAAACATGTTGAATGTTCTTAGTGGCCCCGTTATTGTATTGCTCTTTTGCCTTTTTCAATTATGTTTGTTCTGTTACCAGTCTTGGTAGTTTGGGTGGTACAGAGTTTGAGTTAATCTATTATTAGCCTATGCCACAAAATCGTTTGAAATAAGAATGAATATGGAAGAAACATAATTACAGTTGGGTTCTTATTTATGGGTTACATTGGTTCTCTAACTTAATTATCAGTAGCCTCGCTTTACACCCATTCTACAGTACTGGCTTACTGAGTCTCTAGTTATGTAGTATTTGTCACTAAGGAAAATAGGTCACAGAACTTTGCTTTCAAAGTTTTTGTCAGCATGTGAGCCAAGGAAAACACATGTCAttgctgtctgtttttattttttaatttagagTTTAAtccatatattttaattaaatgctttgttgatgacTTAGATATTGCCCCTACTATCCAAAACACATACTGATTGAGGACACATCCATGGTTTAAAGCATAATTACAGTGGTTGCTCTATGCTGACACAACTAGACACAGAATCCAGTACCCCTATTCTGCACCTTTCTGGGGCTAGAAGCGGGGCTAAATTGTCAGGTGCTAGCGTTGTTTGCTTACATATTTTTACTGTTCCAGGTCAGATGACACAGCTGTGTGAACTGATCAATAAGAGTGGAGAGCTGTTGGCCAAGAACCTGTCCCACCTGGATACTGTGCTGGGTGCCTTGGACATACAGGAACACTCCCTGGGGGTGCTGGCAGTGCTGTGAGTAGCCTGCTCTCCTCTGCAGTCCTCGAATCACCCGAACAATCATTTTAAATCAATCACCGATGAATGCTATGACTTTGAGGGAATTTCTCTTTACTGTACCAATGTGCACTTGAGGCTCAAGACTATCTGACGGATCAAGGTGTCTAGCGTTGGTGTTTACAATAAACGATGTCCTTTGGGAAATGCTCACACATGGTCTAcaattgtagtttttttttcatctaCCATGACAATGCTTTTCTTGCATTTTCACTGccaatttttattttcttacaggTTTGTGAAATTCTCCATGCCAAACATCCCTGACTTTGAGACACTCTTTTCCCAAGTCCAACTCTTTATTAGTACCTGCAATGGGGAGCACATCCGATATGCAACAGACACTTGTAAGTTGAAATGtcactcacttttttttttttaaagtaaattattatttacattgatTGAACCTGTTGAACACCACATTATTGCTTCACAGTTGCCGGCCTCTGCCATCAGTTGACAAATGCCCTTGTAGAACGGAAACAGGTGAGACTTGTCAAATGgctgcacattttttttaaccagaaGAGCTGTTGCATGAACTGACGATTTAAAACAGGTTTACTGTAAATATGTGTTATACGATAATTTGTTTCTTAAAGGGTGTGggggatgggtgggtgtgtgatcAACATCAGTGGGCTAGCTCATCAGTATTCTCTTACTCCCCTCTGAGTGTGTTTTGGGAGAATCGCTGATCAAGCCAAGGGCCATATGCCACAGCCTGATTGTTGTTTGTCCACCTTCTATTCCATTGTGCCACTGAACGGGAATCTTTTGGGCGTCCTCATTGGCAACATCTTAAGCTAGCTATGGGATGGGAGCTCACAGCACATTCTTATTTGTGACATGGTTTAATGCATTTCTTCTCTTCACAGCCATTGAGGGGTGTCGGAATTTTAAAACAGGCAATAGACAAAATGCAGATGAACACAAACCAACTTACCTCAGTTCATGCAGACCTGTGTCAGGTAAGTAAACTGGTTCATGTCCCTGGTATATTGTAGTGTATATGATTTGTGAATGTAATGGTGCTTGGTTCCGGGAATAAAAATGATTAACCCTCAATTATTTATCTGTGCATCCACAGCTGTGCTTGTTAGCGAAGTGCTTCAAGCCCGTCCTCCCGTTTCTCGAACTTGACATGATGGACATCTGTAAGGAAAATGGCGCTTATGACGCTAAGCACTTTTTATGTTACTACTATTACGGAGGAATGATCTACACGGGTCTGAAGAACTTTGAGCGAGCGCTGTATTTTTATGAACAGGTACTGGCTGATTTAAGAACCGCGTGTGCGCAGTTTTAGATATGATGTAGTGTGTTATCAAAAGTAAATTGATCTTGCATAAAACTAGTAAGCCATTTCCTCACTTGAATAGCACTTTGTgacttttaaattaaaatgttgatgCACTTTATGTATGTATTCATAAATTACTGAAGCTGCTGGGTAGACATTGTCTTTTATGGCAGATCTgtctgtattatttattattattattatttgtttttgaatgtgcaTCTCCAGCTCCTTTGTATGAAATTCTGGTGATCTCTCCTCCGCTCAGGCAATAACCACTCCAGCCATGGCTGTCAGTCACATCATGTTGGAGGCCTATAAGAAGTACATTTTGGTCTCCCTGATTCTGCATGGCAAAGTTCAACAGCTCCCCAAATACACATCACAGATAGTTGGAAGGTTTATAAAGGTGAGAATGAAGAGACGCAATTTACCTTACTTTTCTTTATTTGCAACATCCAAAAATCCacaacattttatagatattccATAGCATTACAGGTATTCTACTGCTTTGTTTCCGCAGCCTCTCAGCAATGCATACCATGAACTTGCTCAAGTGTATGGCACCAACAACCCAGCAGAGCTGCGCGCCCAGGTGAACAAACACAGTGAGACCTTTACACGTGACAACAACACAGGCCTGGTCAAGCAGTGCCTGTCCTCCCTCTACAAAAAGAACATCCAGAGGCTAACAAAGGTGTGCTTCCTTTCCTCAACACAAATGCCACCATAAACCCAGATGTCCTTCCTCTAATACCAACTCTACATTACTCAAATATATTGCATGAGTGTCTACACAGATATATGCATTTCTTTAGCTTGGTAGACTTCTCTCTGTGTCTACCAAATATTCATTCAAAGGGAGAGGAGTGCCAAATGGTCAGACAAGCCTTATTTCTTGCAGACTTTCCTGACGCTATCCTTGCAAGACATGGCGAGTCGAGTGCAGCTGTCAGGGCCCCAGGAGGCCGAAAAGTATGTCTTGCACATGGTAAGCAAACCTGACGGCTGGAGGAAAGCCATTCCTTCTCTTAGAACTTTGAGAACACTCCCTTTTGAACTGTATGAAAGATTATGGCCTTCACTTAAAGAGTAGATCGAACTTCGATTTGTCTATTGCTGATATGTTCTGTTCCTTACAGATTGAGGATGGTGAGATCTATGCCAGCATCAACCAAAAGGATGGTATGGTCTGTTTCCATGACAACCCAGAGAAATACAACAACCCGGCAATGCTTCACAAAATTGACCAAGAGGTGAGAAAATTACAATGTTATGTGATAGTTAATGTTGTGTAATAGTTAATGTTAATGTAAAGCTAACTACTCTGGTATGGAAAGTAGTACTAAAGGACTTATCGTGAAGTAAATGCTTTGTTCTGAATCCTTCACAGATGTTGAAGTGTATAGAGCTGGATGAGAAACTAAAGTCCATGGATCAAGAAATCACAGTAAATCCGCAGTTTGTCCAGAAGGTAGGAAGCTTCTTTAGAGGTTTTCCTAAGAGGAGTATATTTGTTAATCATTTGGttcaggttgtttttgttttcttcctatCCTCAGGATGAATAAGTCTTGAAACTACTGCTATTTTAGCTTTCAGTATTCAAAGTCTTGTTAATAGTTTGCATTACCCTGTGTTTCAGAGTATGGGAACGCAGGAGGACGATGTCGGCAGCAAAACGTCAAGTTATTCCTGAGGGCCATAGACAGGGTAGAACACTGCTACTGTTCAGGTTCTCGTtggattactttttttttttttttttaagaggagATGCATTCTATTGAGTTATGGACATTGGTCAAGGAAAATCTAAATGTGTGGAATGATAATTTGGTTCTTTCTTTCACGGTGTCTTGAGGAAACCATAACAAAACaattttgtcagtgttttatttatcaCTGTTCAGGTGGAAGAGCCACTGCTGCATtaacaaacataataaaaactGGACTTATTTGTTCAAAAAGGTGTGATAAAGCACTGCTTTTCTGTTGCATGTTCTTAAATGTCTCAAAGAGCAGGTGTTTTCCACTTCCTGCTGACATCCTtttttgtttggggggggggggggggggggggtcaaatgTATATTTGACAAGCAAAGGAAGGatatgtttctgtgtttgaCCAAATGTAGGTTGTTCAGCTTTGAATTCAGGTGCACTGTTTTCTACATCCTCTAGATGGCTCTAATGTACTGCGCTGTATTGTAGATTGTTTACTTTAGGTGGGATGTGCAGAGAGCTGActctgaaaacactgaaatatcaGGACTGGTTGAATGTGGCATGTGGTTAATTTAAAGCCAGTTAGCAAGTTGGAAATGTAATTTCCTATTTGCTCCTGATGACCTAGTTGGTCTTTGGTGATTTATTCAAATTGATTATATCCAGTGGTGTTtgaccgggggggggggttctactAAGTATATAGTGCCCTAACCTGTAGAGGTGCCCCttgaatgtttgaatcttgaaatAACAAGGGGAGGAGCCCTCAGAGACCCCCTAtctacagggcccagaattttgtgctacatcccaCCCTGAGTTGGTCTCTTTGATGCAGCCCATGGTCAGAGATATTCATGAGAGACCTATTGCCGCTGATAATTTCACGTCTGAGTTTTGCAGTGTGTATGACAAGATATGAGGGATTAACTGTATAAATATAAacagtatgtatttattttttttaccatgggCTTAATACAGTGGCTGCAGTCACAGATATAGGGGTTGGTTTGAAGAATCAATGACAAGGTGTATAGACTGTAAAGATACTTCGTGCGGTGTAATGTATTTGCCAATTGAGCTTTCAAGTATATGAGTAGTTTGACGGGCGGAAATTGCTTGTAATTAAGCGAGCCAACCATAATATCAGTATCCGCATAGGGGCGGGACATAATAGATAACGTTACCCTCACGCCAATCAAAACTAGGCCACCATTTCCATTGGCTGATTGAAGTGTGAATGAGGTGTTGCTTGTAGGAAAGCTCGCGGTGTTCTGTTGAAATTCGACCATATAACAACTAGGACTAAAGACAACTAGGAACACCGATTTACCGAAGTGAGAACAACGAGAAATACGACCCAAGAGTGGATTACGTGCAGAAGAAATGTCAGAATTCTGAAATGGGATTACTCAAGGATTGCATTGATGTGTACTGCCGTTATCTCAGATTTAGCATTAGCTACCTCTCAAGCTAGCCGAATCGGAACAATCTGTGGATAACTGACTGGCTAGCTAACATAGCTAACTGAcgttcattttaaatacttaCGGTTCATCGCTAAAAGTACACGAAACGAATGTTTTGTCTGTCATGAGTCCAGCCGGATGCCCCCATGTGAACGGTTTCAAAGTGGATAACTGGAAACAGAATCTACGGGTCATCTACCAATGCTTTGTGTGGAGTGGGTCTGTCGAATCCAGGAAACGCAAGGTAAAAATGTTAACGTTAGTTAACCAGCTAGCTAAATAGTTCCGAACCTGCATGCTGCCACAGACGACTTCAGTGTATAATGCTTTCGGAATACTGTCGCTGGCTAGCTGTCGCATATAAGCTAGTCGTGGCTAACGTTAGGTTGCTAGTTAGCCGGTGATTTGTGTATGCCCACAACACAAACGCGTTAACTAGTTCAGGTAACTAGCTGGTTCAGGCATGTCAAATTCTCTGAGTAATTGCAAGTTTGCAAACGCGGACCAGGGCATTTTTATACCGGATTGACTGACTACCGTTACCGGCTAAATCCACTGCGACTCATGCATTAAATTACATTGTGTCAATCCTATGTGCACGCGCCTGATAAGCAGTTCTAGTTTTTCTCGCCATCATCGTTTTCCCAGCTATAGTAGCTATTTTACGTGCGTTGGAGTCTCTGGAAACTACCGTATTAATAATAAGTAAATGTTTCGTATGTTTATTGAAGATCCGAGATATTTTGGATATGTCAGCACAATTTTCTTAATTAACTGTACAGTAAGGCTGCACTGACGCCTTCTGTGAGCATCACCATTTACCCACATGCAACCGTACTCCGTAGTCAGATGAAAAAATAGTATTATTTTGAGTGTGAACTGAGTAGCCTAGTCTCTTTGGTCAGGGCTGGGGACAACATACTGGCATAGCATTCTTCTTGTACAAAGCCCTAACTTCTGTGCTTCGTGGATACGTATATTTGCACTGTAAAATACATGCTTTCGGATAATCTAATCTTGAAACCTATTCAGCTAGGCTGCATTAAGATTAAAATGCAGTGTTTGTTTCCACATAGACGCACACAATGCGTCACTGTGCAGCGAATCACTAACTATCTCAATGTACATCATATTT from Esox lucius isolate fEsoLuc1 chromosome 5, fEsoLuc1.pri, whole genome shotgun sequence harbors:
- the cops3 gene encoding COP9 signalosome complex subunit 3, translated to MASALEQFVNNVRQLSAQGQMTQLCELINKSGELLAKNLSHLDTVLGALDIQEHSLGVLAVLFVKFSMPNIPDFETLFSQVQLFISTCNGEHIRYATDTFAGLCHQLTNALVERKQPLRGVGILKQAIDKMQMNTNQLTSVHADLCQLCLLAKCFKPVLPFLELDMMDICKENGAYDAKHFLCYYYYGGMIYTGLKNFERALYFYEQAITTPAMAVSHIMLEAYKKYILVSLILHGKVQQLPKYTSQIVGRFIKPLSNAYHELAQVYGTNNPAELRAQVNKHSETFTRDNNTGLVKQCLSSLYKKNIQRLTKTFLTLSLQDMASRVQLSGPQEAEKYVLHMIEDGEIYASINQKDGMVCFHDNPEKYNNPAMLHKIDQEMLKCIELDEKLKSMDQEITVNPQFVQKSMGTQEDDVGSKTSSYS